A genomic stretch from Streptococcus oralis includes:
- the dltB gene encoding D-alanyl-lipoteichoic acid biosynthesis protein DltB produces the protein MNYFEGNEFFLLLFVVLLIGFVVNFFEKRKDYYILALSLLFAGAIYGKSRAMIVYLLAFIVYQYFLVFLAQRIEAKWLKPLVFLSILPLVINKVFALTSLHLLAFIGISYMSFKTIQIMLEISDGLIKEKITVKDYLQFLLFFPTVSAGPIDRSRRFLKEINEVMPRKEYLELAGDGVYRVVLGLLYKVVLSTYVYQMLLALSNTGTVVYSIKYMYLYTLYLFFDFAGYSLMAVGSSNILGIQTPMNFNKPFLSVDIKDFWTRWHITLSTWLRDFVFSRVLMQVIRKKWFKNRLHNATYAYMVNMLVMGFWHGLSVSYIVYGFYHGVLMAGFEVYQKKSNFYKKNKNKKWYKLLSWFVTMNLVMVGFFIFSGEPYKILLTILKR, from the coding sequence ATGAATTATTTCGAGGGGAATGAGTTTTTCCTTCTCTTATTTGTAGTTTTACTGATTGGTTTTGTGGTAAACTTTTTTGAAAAACGTAAGGACTACTATATTTTGGCGCTCTCCCTCTTATTCGCAGGAGCTATTTATGGCAAGAGCCGAGCGATGATTGTCTATTTGCTCGCCTTTATCGTTTACCAGTATTTTCTGGTTTTTCTAGCACAGAGGATAGAGGCAAAGTGGCTGAAACCACTGGTTTTCCTTTCCATTCTTCCTTTGGTGATCAATAAAGTCTTTGCTCTGACTTCTCTGCATTTGTTGGCCTTTATTGGAATTTCCTACATGTCCTTTAAGACCATTCAGATCATGCTAGAAATATCGGATGGCTTGATCAAAGAAAAAATCACTGTAAAAGATTATTTACAGTTTTTGCTCTTTTTCCCAACAGTTAGTGCTGGTCCGATTGATCGGAGTAGGAGATTTTTAAAAGAGATAAACGAGGTCATGCCTCGAAAAGAGTATCTAGAGTTGGCAGGGGACGGTGTTTATCGTGTCGTTTTAGGTCTACTTTATAAGGTTGTTTTGTCAACCTATGTTTATCAGATGTTACTCGCTCTAAGCAATACGGGTACAGTCGTCTACTCAATTAAATATATGTACCTCTATACCTTGTATCTATTTTTCGACTTTGCAGGCTATAGTCTAATGGCTGTTGGAAGTAGTAACATTCTAGGTATTCAGACACCGATGAACTTTAACAAACCTTTCTTGAGTGTCGATATCAAGGATTTCTGGACCAGATGGCATATCACCTTGTCGACTTGGTTGAGAGATTTCGTGTTTTCAAGAGTATTGATGCAGGTTATCAGGAAAAAATGGTTTAAAAATAGACTACACAATGCAACCTATGCCTATATGGTCAATATGTTGGTCATGGGTTTTTGGCATGGTCTTAGTGTTAGCTACATTGTTTATGGTTTTTATCATGGTGTCTTGATGGCTGGATTTGAAGTGTATCAAAAGAAAAGCAATTTTTATAAGAAAAATAAAAACAAAAAATGGTATAAGCTATTAAGTTGGTTTGTGACCATGAATTTGGTTATGGTTGGTTTCTTTATCTTTTCAGGTGAACCCTATAAAATCTTGCTTACGATTTTAAAGAGATAA